A genomic region of Candidatus Bathyarchaeota archaeon contains the following coding sequences:
- a CDS encoding S8 family serine peptidase, which translates to MLSVCFNFKHALTLQGVMLSIVLAMSIFAVTPVAFNSPNEVSEGVVQKITKDVFQMLQTASDAGQVNVVIQVTDKAGIARVIEEFGGQVSIMYESAEVLAASIPASCLLQLASDGRVVRIYKDSIRELYYHGAITENLKYSVPRDPVTGEPVLAYELEGIEVEPIAIEYITSVEPGIYTNTNLTGASTVWSETVGQGSVVVIIDTGVWSASPLLVGNVIGGIDISPDVGTPYEGWNATTNHYHGTACAHLLAAHAILIFQPGHPWGEAIYNYDPVGTWKNNSGYIYTYCFGIAPAASIYAIKVFPHTGAGVPSSIIMQAIDIAIQMKVSGTLDVDVISMSLGGGIGADGEDPEDLLVDAAAEAGITVVAAAGNEGPALLRVASPGSAKTAITVGAAMDPIHEWVFGDIYFWAYYGKPAGNGLGDELWYPHDYLAIVDFSSRGPSADGRLKPEVVATGSWCFLGPFPDGRIRLGGGTSFSTPQVAGVAALLNSYIEAKGLPYGPKEIKQAIIDGAVPIPGFTAEEQGAGYVNAANALNVIKSGTFGTLPTTWPHHIGDLWFPPIEVTCLYKGKATFSNIVLEPTKYQYFAFWVSSEVDSIKIILSDVVLADPAQQNPFWGDAGVIYLSTAERGGSDSYYAWGLYFYGDGELLVTFDVPISAGIIRLALVGDFSSYNQVIVGEMTIEVTEVLVTSIDKKVILYNNGIPTTALVEVYPGRIERYYGAVKQGETDVYTFEIKDTNGFALVFLYWYRDWTKWATSDLDVIIINPNGSWNIDGATLASPEAAMLTAGPGEYTILIGGYQVYFDKTEYYRLEIVYLAETKPLWYSSLINLKHMASVQSPKHGVAVIWLYDAEFDAWYIGGFANIAKTQRGCKRS; encoded by the coding sequence ATGTTAAGCGTATGTTTCAACTTTAAGCATGCATTAACGTTGCAAGGAGTAATGCTCTCGATCGTCTTGGCTATGTCTATTTTTGCTGTGACGCCCGTGGCCTTCAACTCCCCTAACGAGGTTTCAGAGGGAGTTGTACAAAAAATAACGAAGGACGTTTTTCAAATGTTGCAAACTGCAAGCGACGCTGGACAAGTTAATGTTGTTATTCAAGTTACGGATAAAGCCGGGATAGCGAGGGTAATTGAAGAGTTTGGTGGACAAGTATCGATAATGTATGAAAGTGCTGAGGTATTAGCGGCTTCCATCCCTGCCAGCTGTCTCTTGCAACTGGCTTCAGACGGTCGCGTAGTTCGCATCTATAAGGACTCGATTAGAGAATTATATTACCATGGCGCAATAACCGAGAACTTGAAATACAGTGTTCCACGAGATCCTGTTACGGGTGAGCCTGTTCTTGCCTATGAACTTGAAGGTATAGAAGTTGAACCCATTGCTATCGAGTACATAACTTCCGTCGAGCCCGGGATATACACGAACACCAATCTAACAGGCGCTAGTACTGTTTGGAGCGAAACTGTCGGGCAAGGCAGTGTTGTTGTCATTATAGACACTGGTGTTTGGTCCGCTTCCCCTTTGCTTGTTGGAAATGTGATTGGCGGAATTGACATAAGTCCAGATGTGGGAACACCGTATGAAGGATGGAACGCCACAACAAACCACTACCACGGAACGGCATGCGCCCATCTGTTAGCAGCCCACGCCATTTTGATATTCCAACCTGGGCATCCATGGGGAGAAGCCATCTACAACTATGACCCGGTAGGGACATGGAAGAACAACAGTGGATATATTTACACATACTGCTTTGGAATAGCTCCGGCTGCTTCAATATATGCTATAAAAGTGTTTCCGCACACTGGTGCTGGGGTCCCCTCTTCGATTATAATGCAGGCAATTGATATAGCAATACAAATGAAGGTCAGCGGAACATTAGACGTAGACGTTATTAGTATGAGCCTTGGCGGTGGGATAGGTGCTGACGGCGAAGACCCAGAAGACCTGCTTGTTGATGCTGCTGCCGAAGCGGGCATAACAGTGGTAGCGGCAGCTGGCAACGAGGGTCCAGCATTGTTAAGAGTAGCTTCGCCTGGAAGTGCAAAAACGGCGATAACGGTAGGTGCCGCAATGGACCCGATCCATGAATGGGTTTTTGGGGATATATACTTCTGGGCTTACTATGGAAAGCCTGCTGGAAATGGTTTAGGCGATGAGCTTTGGTATCCGCATGACTATCTGGCTATTGTTGATTTCAGCAGCAGAGGACCATCGGCAGATGGAAGACTAAAGCCGGAAGTTGTTGCCACTGGCTCATGGTGCTTCCTTGGACCATTTCCAGATGGGCGCATAAGATTAGGTGGAGGCACATCCTTCTCAACACCTCAAGTTGCCGGAGTAGCTGCGCTACTCAACTCTTATATAGAGGCCAAGGGATTACCCTACGGGCCAAAAGAGATTAAACAAGCCATAATAGACGGCGCTGTTCCAATTCCAGGCTTTACAGCGGAAGAACAAGGCGCAGGCTATGTTAACGCTGCAAACGCACTAAACGTTATTAAATCAGGCACATTTGGAACCTTGCCAACAACGTGGCCACACCACATCGGCGACCTATGGTTCCCACCAATAGAAGTAACATGCCTATACAAAGGAAAAGCAACATTCAGTAACATAGTATTAGAACCTACTAAATATCAATACTTCGCCTTCTGGGTCTCGAGCGAAGTTGACTCAATCAAAATCATATTGTCAGATGTAGTCCTAGCAGACCCAGCGCAGCAAAACCCGTTCTGGGGCGACGCTGGAGTAATATACCTAAGCACAGCAGAGAGAGGAGGCTCTGACAGCTATTATGCTTGGGGCTTGTACTTCTATGGAGACGGCGAACTTCTCGTAACATTTGATGTCCCAATATCGGCAGGTATCATTAGGCTTGCACTTGTAGGTGACTTCTCAAGCTACAACCAAGTGATTGTTGGCGAGATGACAATCGAAGTGACAGAAGTCCTGGTCACAAGCATAGACAAGAAAGTAATCCTCTACAACAATGGAATCCCAACAACCGCCCTCGTTGAAGTCTATCCGGGAAGGATCGAGAGATACTATGGAGCAGTCAAACAAGGTGAAACAGACGTATACACGTTCGAGATAAAGGACACCAACGGATTCGCTTTAGTATTCCTCTACTGGTACAGGGACTGGACAAAATGGGCGACAAGCGACCTAGACGTAATAATAATCAATCCAAACGGTTCATGGAATATAGACGGAGCAACACTAGCATCACCAGAAGCAGCGATGCTAACAGCTGGACCTGGAGAATATACAATCCTTATAGGCGGATATCAAGTCTACTTTGACAAAACAGAATATTACCGACTAGAAATCGTATATCTAGCAGAAACGAAGCCTCTATGGTACTCGTCACTTATAAACTTAAAGCACATGGCTTCTGTTCAATCGCCAAAACATGGCGTAGCAGTCATCTGGCTGTATGATGCTGAGTTTGACGCATGGTATATTGGTGGATTTGCAAATATTGCCAAAACGCAAAGAGGATGTAAGAGATCTTAG
- a CDS encoding PAC2 family protein: MDRPYFRKIFAPTLESPIFVQGLPGFGNVGKIAAHLLIKFCGAKPFAEMYAPFFPDYVSVDSDGICRLPRYEFYAAPMEKNDFIIMTGDTQPSFEDVLAHYILCSEVLDFIKKYGCSLIITMGGVPSTETTGQVYVAATSPRLAIEFMEKGAVLYAKGRIVGATGLMLGLAKEHGLDGICLLGATTGFRADRGAGFSVFKFLMKALGNEVKEGL; this comes from the coding sequence ATGGACAGGCCCTATTTCCGCAAGATTTTCGCTCCAACCCTTGAAAGCCCAATTTTTGTTCAAGGGCTTCCTGGTTTCGGTAACGTTGGTAAGATTGCAGCTCATCTCTTGATAAAATTTTGTGGAGCTAAACCGTTTGCTGAAATGTATGCACCTTTTTTCCCAGACTATGTCTCTGTTGATTCTGATGGGATTTGTCGCTTACCTAGATATGAGTTTTATGCCGCTCCAATGGAGAAAAACGACTTTATAATAATGACTGGTGACACACAACCTTCTTTTGAAGATGTTTTGGCCCATTACATACTTTGCAGCGAAGTATTAGATTTCATCAAAAAATACGGGTGCAGCCTCATAATAACCATGGGTGGTGTTCCGTCTACAGAAACCACCGGGCAAGTGTATGTTGCCGCCACTTCGCCAAGACTGGCCATAGAGTTTATGGAAAAGGGTGCAGTCCTATATGCAAAGGGCAGGATAGTGGGTGCCACTGGATTAATGCTCGGACTAGCAAAGGAACACGGTTTAGACGGAATATGTCTCCTAGGGGCTACTACTGGTTTTAGAGCGGATCGTGGAGCTGGTTTTTCGGTTTTCAAATTTTTAATGAAAGCGTTGGGAAACGAAGTGAAGGAAGGGTTATAA
- the amrS gene encoding AmmeMemoRadiSam system radical SAM enzyme, with protein MREAMLYERLEGKKVKCILCGRRCTIKNGGIGFCLVRKNEEGILYTLVYGKAISACVDPIGKKPLLHFNPGASVMSIATVGCNFRCQFCDNWMISQEKQIAGRDFPPEEVVKATRDNDCQGISYTYTEPTIFFEYAYETAKLAHHLGFFNTFVTNGYMTPEAIKTIAPYLDAATVDFKGGGDPDFYKTFSSVPSVEPIFECLKEMKRQGIHIEITNLVIPKIGDSIDQIMKLAVWVKEALGADTPFHLLRFHPDYKLTDIPSTPIQTLEKAYAAAKSAGLNFVYIGNVPGHPAENTYCPNCNELLIKRFSFEITKWNLTKDMRCPVCGREIPIKGKLHPSGYAYPYALF; from the coding sequence ATGCGAGAGGCTATGCTCTATGAACGTTTAGAAGGAAAAAAGGTTAAGTGTATTTTGTGCGGTAGGAGATGCACGATAAAGAATGGTGGAATAGGCTTCTGTCTTGTTAGAAAGAATGAGGAAGGCATTCTCTATACACTTGTTTATGGGAAAGCCATATCTGCCTGTGTAGATCCAATAGGTAAAAAACCCCTTCTACACTTTAATCCCGGCGCCTCTGTTATGTCCATCGCCACTGTTGGATGCAATTTTCGCTGTCAATTCTGTGACAACTGGATGATCAGCCAAGAAAAGCAAATTGCTGGTAGAGATTTTCCTCCAGAAGAAGTTGTAAAAGCAACAAGAGATAACGATTGCCAAGGGATAAGCTACACATACACAGAACCCACAATATTTTTTGAATATGCGTACGAAACGGCGAAGCTTGCACATCATCTTGGCTTCTTCAACACTTTTGTAACAAACGGATACATGACGCCTGAAGCTATTAAAACTATTGCACCTTACCTCGACGCGGCCACTGTGGACTTTAAAGGCGGCGGAGACCCGGATTTCTACAAAACTTTTTCATCTGTTCCATCGGTTGAGCCCATTTTTGAATGCTTAAAGGAAATGAAGCGCCAGGGCATTCACATAGAGATCACAAACCTAGTGATACCGAAAATAGGTGACTCAATAGATCAGATTATGAAACTTGCGGTATGGGTTAAAGAAGCTTTGGGTGCGGACACTCCTTTTCACCTACTCCGTTTCCATCCTGACTATAAACTTACTGATATTCCCTCGACACCAATTCAAACGTTAGAGAAAGCTTATGCAGCCGCCAAAAGTGCCGGGTTAAACTTCGTTTACATTGGAAATGTACCTGGACACCCGGCTGAAAACACCTATTGTCCAAACTGTAACGAGCTTTTGATTAAACGTTTCAGTTTCGAGATTACCAAATGGAACCTTACAAAGGACATGCGCTGTCCCGTTTGCGGGCGTGAGATCCCAATAAAGGGAAAACTTCACCCAAGCGGCTACGCCTATCCATACGCATTATTTTAA
- a CDS encoding radical SAM protein has protein sequence MWKFLRPDAVAVLNNKAARRSLARYFAVMQDEKPAKFQIAKKLPADFKKEDSMEELWQKHEALTREFYQLEKDVNAKLENFESLPIPESSYLDLKIEIARRMLEKCRFCARKCGVNRLKGKLGFCKCGLAITVSSIFEHIGEEPELVPSGTIFTMGCTMKCKHCQNWTISQWIEKGEVYEPERLACEVEALRRSGCRNANLVGGEPTPWLEQWLKTFKHVKVNIPVIWNSNTYYSAETAELLAGFVDVYLLDFKYGPGECAEKISEAPNYWTVCTQNHLTANKYGELIIRVLVLPGHLECCTKPILAWIAENLGRETRVNVMFQYRPEWRAYEVPELRRRLTKGEMDKAIELAKEAGLTNFIT, from the coding sequence ATGTGGAAGTTTTTGCGTCCAGATGCCGTGGCTGTGTTAAATAATAAAGCTGCGAGAAGGAGTTTAGCTAGGTATTTTGCTGTGATGCAAGATGAAAAACCAGCCAAATTTCAAATAGCCAAGAAACTTCCAGCGGATTTCAAGAAAGAGGACTCTATGGAGGAATTATGGCAAAAACATGAGGCACTTACACGGGAATTTTATCAACTTGAAAAAGATGTAAATGCGAAACTGGAAAACTTTGAAAGTTTACCCATCCCAGAGAGCTCTTATCTGGACCTTAAGATTGAAATTGCGAGGCGCATGCTCGAGAAATGCCGCTTTTGCGCTAGAAAATGCGGAGTTAACAGGCTTAAGGGCAAGTTGGGCTTCTGTAAATGCGGGCTAGCCATCACCGTTTCAAGCATCTTCGAACACATTGGTGAGGAGCCGGAGCTCGTTCCCTCAGGTACAATTTTCACGATGGGTTGTACAATGAAGTGTAAGCACTGTCAAAATTGGACAATATCTCAGTGGATAGAAAAGGGGGAAGTCTATGAGCCGGAGAGACTTGCGTGTGAGGTTGAGGCTTTGCGTAGGAGTGGTTGTCGAAATGCAAATCTTGTGGGCGGAGAACCAACTCCATGGCTTGAACAGTGGCTTAAAACATTCAAACACGTAAAAGTGAACATACCAGTGATTTGGAATTCTAACACGTATTACAGTGCGGAAACAGCCGAACTCCTCGCTGGTTTTGTCGATGTATATCTTTTAGACTTCAAATATGGGCCGGGAGAATGTGCTGAGAAAATTTCAGAAGCTCCCAACTATTGGACAGTCTGCACTCAGAACCATTTAACAGCCAACAAATATGGCGAACTTATAATACGAGTCCTAGTTCTACCGGGGCACCTTGAATGTTGCACAAAACCTATACTTGCTTGGATAGCTGAAAACCTTGGCAGAGAAACTCGGGTAAACGTAATGTTTCAGTATAGGCCAGAATGGCGAGCCTATGAGGTTCCAGAGCTTAGGAGAAGGTTGACAAAGGGCGAAATGGATAAGGCAATTGAGCTGGCAAAAGAAGCGGGGTTAACCAACTTCATAACTTAG
- a CDS encoding nicotinamide mononucleotide deamidase-related protein has translation MSTQIEIVCIGNELLIGKTLNTNAQWLARRATSLGLTVHRITVVGDDVDEIAKAIREALERKPRFIVTTGGLGPTFDDKTLEGIAKALNRRLEINNKALQMVKEKYEAYAKAGKLDSAELTPHRIKMTKLPEGAEPLPNPVGTAPGVRLTVNGTDIIALPGVPAEMEAIFESCLVTMFKKEAEGLMFFEASIYADKIMESTLAPLIDLTMHDNPYVYIKSHPKGEEKKPHIEIHFSTTAKDSKTAKDRLGKAIIQLSELIKKKGGKVKTFKGSNADFILGCNEGAG, from the coding sequence ATGAGTACACAAATTGAAATAGTTTGCATCGGCAATGAACTTTTGATTGGAAAAACCTTAAACACAAATGCTCAATGGCTCGCTAGGCGAGCTACATCGCTTGGACTAACTGTCCACAGAATAACAGTTGTAGGAGATGATGTTGATGAAATTGCTAAGGCAATACGTGAAGCTCTGGAGCGGAAACCTCGCTTCATAGTGACCACTGGCGGATTGGGGCCAACTTTTGATGACAAAACGTTGGAAGGTATAGCAAAGGCTCTAAATCGTCGTTTAGAGATTAACAATAAAGCTTTGCAAATGGTTAAAGAGAAGTATGAGGCATATGCAAAAGCTGGTAAACTGGACTCTGCAGAGTTGACTCCGCATCGAATTAAGATGACAAAACTTCCAGAAGGCGCGGAGCCTTTACCTAACCCCGTAGGCACAGCGCCGGGTGTACGGCTAACTGTCAACGGAACAGATATAATCGCGTTGCCTGGCGTTCCAGCCGAGATGGAGGCAATCTTTGAGAGTTGTCTTGTTACTATGTTTAAAAAAGAAGCTGAAGGCTTAATGTTTTTTGAAGCTAGCATATATGCCGACAAAATTATGGAGTCAACGCTGGCTCCTTTAATAGACTTAACCATGCATGACAATCCTTATGTTTACATTAAATCTCATCCAAAGGGCGAAGAAAAGAAACCTCACATTGAAATTCACTTTTCAACGACAGCTAAGGATTCTAAAACTGCGAAAGACCGTTTAGGAAAAGCCATAATACAACTCTCTGAACTTATCAAAAAGAAAGGCGGAAAAGTTAAAACTTTTAAAGGTTCTAACGCAGACTTTATTCTTGGTTGCAATGAGGGGGCAGGCTAG